From one Triticum aestivum cultivar Chinese Spring chromosome 4B, IWGSC CS RefSeq v2.1, whole genome shotgun sequence genomic stretch:
- the LOC123095099 gene encoding serine/threonine-protein phosphatase 7 long form homolog: protein MRMRGHSTHDWPCDERYEPYFERLGLLPFVLQFKRHAPSINHGAMTTLIDRWRPETHSFHLSCGEMTVTLEDMAMISGLPINGEALTGTTVSANWRDRVGQLTGVFPEPPEEGERDSEKVLHHWLRGERGVVCHPDANEVVVQQHARAYLWYLLTRVVFPDSTGNKAQWIFLDLLSDWDRKYSWGSGALAYLYRQLDEACRRKKGTSGMGGFVWCLQVWMWERMPVGRPEKNKTPPEGWVAHDGRYGEDPWRFPTVAYCWKMANVYTGSSVARYKCYINELDMLTHKQVDWMPYDADYAFRLNEMCTRDRNIWRARCPLICFYDVEWHYPDRVARQFGRRQGTPRDESFETSQFLHLISRKNNPETSTWAIKHSEWIDLWNQRVALVVKERRQHSDSVYEEHMKWLAGRYRLKLKPGWNRSELEELDRESGYMDFNVQTRDNEGTQLDYAQLHDRVGLELLHCVNEAGVALGEDEGSGSSEKSLRKTMKSFVSRFHKMAAMLSCHGSKAVLTTGASTSRDNRRRRRLVLQQEQQEQQLQEEPEQEEARQDEEEYNQDEEEVLGMSQMDDVPEPSQPTQRTPRSKRGRKK from the exons atgcgcatgaggggtcatAGTACCCACGACTGGCCGTGCGACGAGCGGTATGAGCCATACTTCGAGAGATTGGGCCTTCTCCCGTTCGTGCTTCAGTTCAAGCGACATGCTCCGTCGATCAACCATGGGGCGATGACCACACTTATtgaccgttggaggccagagacaCACTCGTTCCACTTGTCATGTGGAGAGATGACCGTGACCTTGGAGGACATGGCGATGATCAGTGGCCTTCCAATCAATGGAGAAGCTTTGACCGGCACCACCGTAAGTGCTAATTGGCGAGATCGTGTTGGCCAATTGACAGGTGTTTTCCCCGAGCCTCCTGAAGAAGGCGAGCGTGACAGTGAGAAAGTGTTGCATCATTGGCTCCGAGGGGAGAGAGGAGTAGTATGCCATCCGGACGCCAATGAGGTTGTTGTGCAGCAGCACGCCCGAGCATATCTGTGGTATCTGTTAACGAGGGTAGTGTTTCCAGATTCTACCGGTAATAAAGCCCAGTGGATATTCTTGGACCTACTAAGTGACTGGGACCGTAAGTACAGTTGGGGTTCAGGAGCACTAGCATACTTATATCGTCAG CTCGACGAGGCATGTCGTAGGAAGAAGGGCACATCTGGTATGGGTGGCTTTGTTTGGTGCCTTCAGGTTTGGATGTGGGAGCGGATGCCCGTTGGGCGCCCCGAGAAAAACAAGACACCTCCTGAAGGATGGGTCGCACATGACGGGAGGTATGGAGAAGATCCTTGGCGGTTTCCGACCGTCGCCTACTGTTGGAAGATGGCGAATGTGTACACAGGCAGCTCGGTTGCGCGATACAAATGCTACATCAACGAGCTGGATATGTTGACTCATAAGCAG GTCGATTGGATGCCATATGATGCCGATTATGCTTTCCGGCTGAACGAGATGTGCACACGTGACAGGAATATTTGGCGGGCGAGATGCCCACTGATATGCTTCTATGATGTCGAGTGGCACTACCCAGACCGTGTCGCAAGACAATTTGGGAGAAGGCAAGGGACACCAAGGGATGAGAGTTTCGAGACAAGCCAATTTCTGCATCT AATTAGTCGAAAGAATAACCCGGAAACTTCGACTTGGGCCATCAAGCACTCCGAGTGGATAGATTTGTGGAATCAAAGAGTGGCCCTAGTGGTGAAGGAAAGAAGACAACATAGTGATTCAGTATACGAAGAGCATATGAAGTGGCTTGCGGGACGTTACCGGTTGAAGCTAAAGCCCGGTTGGAACCGTTCGGAATTGGAAGAGTTGGATCGTGAGAGCGGGTATATGGACTTCAATGTACAAACGAGAGACAACGAAGGGACACAACTTGACTATGCACAACTACACGACCGAGTG GGCTTGGAGTTATTGCATTGTGTTAACGAGGCTGGTGTAGCACTTGGTGAAGATGAGGGAAGTGGATCATCTGAGAAATCTCTTAGGAAAACAATGAAG AGTTTCGTGAGTCGATTCCACAAGATGGCAGCTATGCTCTCTTGCCATGGAAGTAAAGCCGTCCTCACGACTGGAGCTTCTACTAGCCGGGACAATAGACGGCGTCGTCGTCTTGTCTTGCAACAGGAACAACAAGAGCAGCAACTGCAAGAAGAGCCAGAGCAAGAGGAGGCGCGGCAAgatgaagaggagtacaatcaagaCGAAGAGGAGGTGCTTGGGATGTCCCAAATGGATGATGTGCCTGAGCCATCACAGCCCACACAACGCACGCCGCGCAGCAAAAGAGGAAGGAAGAAGTGA
- the LOC123093063 gene encoding membrane-associated progesterone-binding protein 4 isoform X1 produces the protein MALGARLLLGLALLAALIAVLLQLYRLRKPRLWTLEELSVYNGTDEGLPILLGILGSVFDVTKGRSHYGPGGGYHHFSGRDASRAFVSGNFTGDGLTDSLQGLSSMEVNSIVDWRKFYVERYIFAGKIVGRYYDSEGNPTKYLKGVEMKAKRGAQLLEKQKREEDKIPSCNSKWSEAEGGEVWCETGYPRLVRRPGDIALTGQVSQRCACFQEGELGRPGLVVYEGCDYHSTSCIVK, from the exons ATGGCGCTCGGCGCCCGCCTCCTCCTGGGCCTCGCGCTGCTTGCGGCCCTTATCGCCGTTCTCCTCCAGCTCTACcgcctcaggaagccg AGGTTGTGGACACTGGAGGAGTTGTCGGTATACAATGGAACGGATGAGGGGTTGCCCATATTGCTTGGTATTTTGGG CTCGGTGTTTGACGTCACAAAAGGAAGGTCACATTATGGCCCTGGAGGAGGCTATCATCACTTTTCGGGCAG GGACGCATCACGAGCTTTTGTTTCTGGAAATTTTACAG GTGATGGGCTGACAGATTCTTTGCAGGGTTTATCTAGCATGGAG GTAAATAGCATTGTTGACTGGAGGAAATTTTACGTTGAGAGATACAT ATTTGCTGGTAAAATTGTTGGACGCTACTACGACAGCGAGGGCAATCCTACAAAATATCTGAAGGGTGTGGAGATGAAGGCAAAAAGGGGTGCTCAGCTTCTTGAGAAGCAGAAGAGGGAGGAAGATAAAATACCCAGCTGTAATTCAAAATGGAGCGAAGCAGAGGGTGGAGAA GTTTGGTGCGAGACAGGGTACCCAAGGTTAGTGAGGAGGCCGGGCGACATAGCTCTGACGGGGCAGGTGAGCCAGCGGTGCGCCTGTTTCCAGGAGGGGGAGCTCGGGCGGCCGGGGCTAGTGGTGTACGAAGGCTGTGATTACCACTCCACATCGTGCATAGTCaagtag
- the LOC123093063 gene encoding membrane-associated progesterone-binding protein 4 isoform X2: protein MERMRGCPYCLVFWARCLTSQKEGHIMALEEAIITFRAGTHHELLFLEILQMRSSTVKSIYCTMRTFARRCNEEVKPIVQAGTSDGLTDSLQGLSSMEVNSIVDWRKFYVERYIFAGKIVGRYYDSEGNPTKYLKGVEMKAKRGAQLLEKQKREEDKIPSCNSKWSEAEGGEVWCETGYPRLVRRPGDIALTGQVSQRCACFQEGELGRPGLVVYEGCDYHSTSCIVK from the exons ATGGAACGGATGAGGGGTTGCCCATATTGCTTGGTATTTTGGG CTCGGTGTTTGACGTCACAAAAGGAAGGTCACATTATGGCCCTGGAGGAGGCTATCATCACTTTTCGGGCAG GGACGCATCACGAGCTTTTGTTTCTGGAAATTTTACAG ATGAGAAGTTCGACAGTGAAAAGCATCTATTGCACGATGCGGACATTTGCAAGGAGATGCAACGAAGAAGTAAAACCCATAGTACAAGCAGGAACAA GTGATGGGCTGACAGATTCTTTGCAGGGTTTATCTAGCATGGAG GTAAATAGCATTGTTGACTGGAGGAAATTTTACGTTGAGAGATACAT ATTTGCTGGTAAAATTGTTGGACGCTACTACGACAGCGAGGGCAATCCTACAAAATATCTGAAGGGTGTGGAGATGAAGGCAAAAAGGGGTGCTCAGCTTCTTGAGAAGCAGAAGAGGGAGGAAGATAAAATACCCAGCTGTAATTCAAAATGGAGCGAAGCAGAGGGTGGAGAA GTTTGGTGCGAGACAGGGTACCCAAGGTTAGTGAGGAGGCCGGGCGACATAGCTCTGACGGGGCAGGTGAGCCAGCGGTGCGCCTGTTTCCAGGAGGGGGAGCTCGGGCGGCCGGGGCTAGTGGTGTACGAAGGCTGTGATTACCACTCCACATCGTGCATAGTCaagtag